CGATGGAGTGCGACTCCACCTGTGCCAGCTGGCGGAGGGTCGCGTCAATCTCCGGCTTCAGCGGGCCGGGCGCGACGATGGTGAGGTCGTGCTGGAGGTAGACCGTGTCCACCTCGGGGGGCAGCAGGGGCTCGACCGAACGGATGGCGGCAGCTTCGTCTTCGCAGAGCAGAGCGGTGCCTGCGGAGCTGGCGAAGCCCGCCGTCACGATGCCCAGACGCTCGGCATCGGCCGTGAACTGGGCGATCTGGCGGGAGAGCCCGTCGCCGCCGGCGGGATACAACCACTGCAGGTACTCGGTGAGGTTGTCGCCCCAGGCGCTGTGCACGCGGCGGCAGAGCACTTCCCGGACGTTCTCGTCGAGAGCATTCAACCAGGCGGAGGCAAGGTGGCCCCAGCGCTCGGCGAGGGGGAGCAGCATCCATTCGCGGGAGAACGGAGTGGCGAACCAGGAGGAGTCCTCCCGGGCGGCGAGGCCGGCGATGCGGGCCACCCTCAGGATGACGTTCATTGTCTCGGGTGGCTGGCCGGTCGCCGCGGCGAGCCGTTTGGCGTCGGGCACCGCGAGGCCGCCCTTGGCCAGTTCCCGGGCGGGCGACGTGGCGAGCGCGTTCGTCAGCTCGGTGACGGCGATGGCCGTCTCGAAGGCGCTCTCGGCGGCGATGCGGTCGGTGCCGCTCCGTTCCGTGGGGGAGGGGGCGGGAGGCGAGGAGGGAGCTCGGACGCTGGCGAGATCGGCGACGGAGGGGAGACCCGCGGCCGGCCAGCCCTCGAGTACCGCGCGGACGCTGTCGTAGGGCTGGAGGATTCCGTCGACGTCGGCGACGAGCATCGCCCGGGACGCGGAGAGGAGTGCGGGGGATGCCGCAGCGACGGGCGTACCGCCCTCGGCCACGAGAGTGAGGGTGGGGCGATCGAGGTGGGCGAGGGCATCCATCACCGACTCCGGGCGGAGCAGCGCGTCGGCCAGGTCGAAGAAGTCCCGGAGGTCACGGCCCGAAAGATGGCGCGACTCGAGGAGCGAGATCAGGGCAGCGTCGCTCTCGGTCTGCAGTCGGCTGGCCAGAGCGAGCGTGTCGCTCATCTGGAGCTACGAGCCTCGCGGGATCGGCGCACGAGATTCACAGCCAGCAGTGCGATGAACAACGCGATGGCGAGGGGGAGGCCGAAAAGCGGGAGCACGAGGATGGTCGGCCACACTCCCTGGCTGAAACTGTCGCCCTTCATCCCGGCGGCCGTGCCGATGATGACGGCGAGGAAAGCGAGGATGGAGAGGCCGATCGCGCTGGCGACCATGTACGCGAGAATCCGCTGGACCCGTGAAATGGGCTGAGTGTCTGTCTTGGTCACTCTCCTGATACTACGCACCCAGCGCAGAGCGAATAGGCTGAGGGGTGGCCGGAGTGCAATAAACCGGCACAAGACTTAGAGGAGATCCACACATGCCAACCGGCAAGGTCAAGTTCTACGACGATGAGAAGGGCTTCGGCTTCATCAGTTCCGATGACGGCCAGGAAGTGTTCCTGCACGCGTCAGCCCTGCCCGCCGGCGCGAGCGTAAAAGCGGGCACGAAGCTCGAATTCGGTATCGCCGACGGCAAGCGGGGAGTGCAGGCGCTCTCGGTGCGCGTGCTCGAAGCCCCGCCGAGCATGGTGAAGCTCAGCC
Above is a genomic segment from Subtercola boreus containing:
- a CDS encoding cold-shock protein, whose protein sequence is MPTGKVKFYDDEKGFGFISSDDGQEVFLHASALPAGASVKAGTKLEFGIADGKRGVQALSVRVLEAPPSMVKLSRKPADDMAVIVEDLVKVLDGIGTNLKRGRYPEASHSRKIAALLRKVADELDA
- a CDS encoding helicase-associated domain-containing protein, whose translation is MSDTLALASRLQTESDAALISLLESRHLSGRDLRDFFDLADALLRPESVMDALAHLDRPTLTLVAEGGTPVAAASPALLSASRAMLVADVDGILQPYDSVRAVLEGWPAAGLPSVADLASVRAPSSPPAPSPTERSGTDRIAAESAFETAIAVTELTNALATSPARELAKGGLAVPDAKRLAAATGQPPETMNVILRVARIAGLAAREDSSWFATPFSREWMLLPLAERWGHLASAWLNALDENVREVLCRRVHSAWGDNLTEYLQWLYPAGGDGLSRQIAQFTADAERLGIVTAGFASSAGTALLCEDEAAAIRSVEPLLPPEVDTVYLQHDLTIVAPGPLKPEIDATLRQLAQVESHSIASSYRISQASIARALSAGFTAASIRSFLSGIAPGGIPQPLEYLIAESSARYGLLRAGSLEPLDAEQPRSFVRSDDVALLHTIAVDANLVSLELVFDGASRLTSRYDLDTVYWMLIDARYPVIAEGPGGNPVALNRVQVVEPRRKVTNEVAEQLVNRLRGSGVRPGADTAEAWLVRQLDVAVKGKTPVIVTVRLPNGSEVSFPVVPTSIGSGRMRGTDQKAGVERTLPLASITQVQLAPAAS
- a CDS encoding multidrug ABC transporter ATPase encodes the protein MTKTDTQPISRVQRILAYMVASAIGLSILAFLAVIIGTAAGMKGDSFSQGVWPTILVLPLFGLPLAIALFIALLAVNLVRRSREARSSR